A genome region from Bemisia tabaci chromosome 3, PGI_BMITA_v3 includes the following:
- the LOC109034477 gene encoding uncharacterized protein gives MEFKEPFWKDAIPLSSCRVCVKSFCCKQHRNAHETEVHPSQLSEVESLPEICQKCHVLVSNCKDLKSECVKIVSVPLTSINPNTPIINRVHKRTYAQMNIAKERRPTPMPTNAHPLRAKRTAKRKDFKSKETSTKEVMKENSSETSPRFEEIKSSSTPIRSQNDPLRVKLLKSKIEVPRQTLNVSSRTLSLSPQRKRPNLSIEKSCLISSEVKNAVSKSPPQNTMDISVYGTPCAEAVTSFHCPKKHNVHFTHVSIYEATKSRDSSTFASINLSDNFSNEDINVAGEAENECGAFVHSRDQLIDANHTAVESISRNNPQPTANLQCMDTSIDVSNNVVALAKDSLESNHRQDSLNSSPSTNAHTHTRTPDHTVFFSPHPIKADLPIHQNYRQEFNLSPSESELEWQSFFAVEKTPSPTQIPGHVKNHSVQISDIDPVENQIFPKVDSNGEPKPDHVPVPNIQNYEVASSDRIKPDVPIHPNSEQEFNLSPLDSELEGKSFFVAEKTPSPAQIPGLVKNHSVQISDIEPAENQILPNVNNNGEPKPDIHVPITNIQDYEIASSDPLKTRGGVSMADKSNSNQISSSVRCVTESCNADHAAGSVLCTDENKVMELKSNPAHVSHFYLDDSQFKLVNCHSTPMVPALLRLNTSLDESVSFNRSLSDSGNPCQTGLIGFAKKGIKSLFPYLFKQRRSKSAEDLSTLASISPLVTSGVSPLKSSNFHSPVSTSVRNVQTTTTVCVSEETSSSAEQTAALSAVLKRKPIWGWPKRRRPIRENQPPRLSED, from the exons ATGGAGTTCAAAGAACCTTTTTGGAAAGATGCTATTCCCCTCAGT TCTTGTAGAGTTTGCGTCAAATCTTTCTGCTGTAAACAACATCGGAATGCTCACGAGACTGAAGTACACCCGAGTCAATTATCCGAAGTTGAATCGTTACCAGAAATATGCCAGAAATGTCATGTCCTTGTGAGTAACTGCAAAGACCTTAAAAGTGAATGTGTCAAAATTGTAAGTGTTCCATTAACAAGTATCAATCCAAACACACCAATAATCAATCGTGTACATAAGAGAACCTATGCTCAAATGAACATAGCCAAAGAACGGCGTCCAACACCAATGCCAACCAATGCTCATCCTTTGCGAGCAAAAAGAACTGCGAAGAGGAAAGATTTCAAGTCCAAAGAAACCTCCACAAAAGAAGTAATGAAGGAAAATTCCTCTGAAACAAGTCCTCGATTTGAAGAAATCAAATCCAGTAGCACACCAATTCGCAGCCAGAATGATCCTTTGCGGGTGAAATTactgaaaagtaaaattgaggTCCCAAGACAGACTCTAAATGTGAGTTCACGGACTCTGTCACTATCACCTCAGCGTAAAAGACCAAACTTGTCTATtgaaaaaagttgtctaatttCAAGTGAAGTAAAAAATGCTGTCTCTAAATCTCCTCCACAAAACACAATGGATATTTCTGTCTATGGAACTCCTTGTGCCGAAGCAGTCACTTCATTTCACTGTCCCAAAAAACACAACGTTCATTTTACTCACGTCTCTATTTATGAAGCAACAAAGTCAAGGGACTCTTCAACTTTTGCTAGCATTAACTTAAGTGACAACTTTTCAAACGAAGACATCAATGTTGCTGGAGAAGCGGAAAATGAATGCGGTGCGTTTGTTCATTCGAGAGACCAACTAATAGACGCCAATCACACAGCTGTTGAAAGTATTTCCAGAAACAACCCACAGCCAACAGCTAACCTTCAATGCATGGATACAAGTATAGACGTCTCCAATAACGTAGTTGCTCTAGCTAAGGACTCTTTGGAATCAAATCACAGGCAAGATTCTTTGAACTCATCACCTTCCACCAATGCTCACACCCACACTAGAACACCAGATCACACAGTATTTTTTTCACCTCATCCCATCAAAGCTGATCTACCTATCCATCAGAATTACAGGCAAGAATTTAATTTATCTCCTTCGGAATCAGAGTTAGAGTGGCAATCCTTTTTTGCGGTAGAGAAAACTCCGTCACCTACTCAAATCCCAGGACATGTTAAAAATCATTCAGTGCAAATTTCTGACATTGATCCTGTAGAGAACCAGATTTTTCCGAAAGTCGACAGCAATGGAGAGCCAAAACCTGATCATGTTCCAGTACCCAACATTCAAAATTATGAGGTTGCCTCCAGTGATCGCATCAAACCTGATGTACCTATTCATCCAAATTCTGAGCAAGAATTTAATTTATCTCCTTTGGACTCAGAGTTAGAGGGGAAATCCTTTTTTGTGGCAGAGAAAACTCCGTCTCCAGCCCAAATCCCAGGATTGGTCAAGAACCATTCAGTGCAAATCTCTGACATTGAACCAGCAGAGAACCAGATTCTTCCGAACGTCAACAACAATGGGGAGCCAAAACCTGATATTCATGTTCCAATAACTAATATTCAAGATTATGAGATTGCTTCCAGTGATCCTTTAAAGACAAGAGGAGGTGTCTcaatggcagataaatcaaaCAGCAATCAAATCAGCAGCAGTGTCAGATGTGTCACTGAATCTTGCAATGCTGATCATGCGGCTGGCAGCGTGCTTTGTACAGATGAAAATAAGGTGATGGAACTAAAGTCAAACCCTGCTCATGTGTCGCACTTTTATCTTGATGACTCTCAATTTAAACTTGTCAATTGTCATAGCACTCCAATGGTGCCAGCTTTACTGCGATTGAATACATCTTTGGATGAGTCCGTCTCCTTCAACAGGAGTCTGTCTGACTCAGGAAATCCATGTCAAACAGGTCTCATAGGATTCGCCAAGAAAGGTATCAAATCGCTGTTTCCTTATCTCTTCAAGCAAAGGAGGAGCAAAAGCGCAGAAGATTTGTCCACACTGGCCTCAATTAGTCCGCTCGTTACAAGTGGGGTTAGCCCTCTCAAAAGTTCGAATTTTCATTCTCCTGTGTCCACTTCAGTGAGAAACGTCCAAACTACCACTACTGTCTGCGTGAGCGAGGAAACTTCTTCTTCTGCTGAACAGACGGCAGCTTTAAGTGCTGTTTTGAAGAGAAAGCCTATTTGGGGATGGCCAAAACGCCGCCGGCCCATCCGGGAAAACCAGCCCCCTCGTTTATCTGAAGACTGA
- the Coq4 gene encoding LOW QUALITY PROTEIN: ubiquinone biosynthesis protein COQ4 homolog, mitochondrial (The sequence of the model RefSeq protein was modified relative to this genomic sequence to represent the inferred CDS: deleted 1 base in 1 codon): MSFLPRSFVVSKKFSNVAHFCSTTTGGPHTEINSNFHHAFIQNHRQTTLFQKLLLSVGSASVSLLDPSRGDMIAVLGETTGPIALERMLQKMQSSSEGQQILREQPRINSSTVDLQSLSTLPKGTVGRVYIDFLQKNKVTPDSRPAVQFVDDEQLAYVMQRYREVHDLIHAILRMPTNMLGEVTVKWVEALQFGLPMCVGGGLFGAVRLKPKQRLAYVTQNLPWAIKTGLTSHFLLNVYFEQRWEQKLDDLLKELNIQPLKIETPSAAPKN; encoded by the exons ATGTCATTTCTGCCGAGATCATTTGTTGTCAGTAAAAAATTCTCGAACGTTGCTCATTTCTGCTCCACAACTACTGGTGGTCCACACAcagaaatcaattcaaactTTCATCATGCTTTCATCCAAAATCACAGACAGACAaccctttttcaaaaattattgttgTCAGTTGGCTCCGCATCTGTCTCCTTACTGGACCCAAGTAGAGGCG ACATGATTGCAGTTTTAGGTGAAACAACAGGACCTATAGCTCTAGAGCGCATGTTGCAAAAAATGCAGAGCAGTTCAGAAGGCCAACAAATTCTTAG ggaACAACCTCGCATCAATTCATCCACTGTGGATCTCCAGAGTCTCAGTACACTCCCCAAAGGCACAGTTGGAAGAGTATACATagattttttgcagaaaaat AAAGTTACCCCTGACTCGAGACCTGCAGTTCAATTTGTAGATGACGAGCAG TTAGCATATGTCATGCAGAGGTATCGAGAGGTTCATGATCTCATTCACGCCATTCTCAGAATGCCCACCAACATGTTAG GTGAGGTGACTGTAAAATGGGTTGAGGCACTTCAATTTGGGCTGCCGATGTGCGTTGGAGGTGGACTTTTTGGTGCAGTCAGATTAAAACCAAA ACAAAGGCTAGCATATGTCACACAAAATTTGCCGTGGGCCATCAAAACTGGGCTTACGAGTCATTTCCTTCTCAATGTATATTTTGAGCAAAGATGGGAGCAGAAATTAGATGATTTGCTCAAAGAACTGAACATTCAGCCACTGAAAATCGAAACACCTTCAGCAGCccctaaaaattaa